Part of the Paenibacillus sp. JNUCC32 genome is shown below.
GCTAGCTGACGATCCCGATCCCTGGCCCGTTGATAAAAATAGCCTTTCTGTGTTGCTTCAAAACCACCCGGGCTCTGAAATACCATATCGTTCATGTTGCGGATGTTTCGAAAATCCAGGCAGTTACCCAGTATCCGGTTCACCCCGACATTCCCTACCATGAGCATGCCCTGCTCACCTTCGCCTTCTGCCTCTGCGCGGATCAATCTTGCCAGAAGATCCACATCATTCGAAT
Proteins encoded:
- a CDS encoding cell wall hydrolase; this translates as MAVIKANSNDVDLLARLIRAEAEGEGEQGMLMVGNVGVNRILGNCLDFRNIRNMNDMVFQSPGGFEATQKGYFYQRARDRDRQLAQRVINGERIWPASNALWFFRPAGDCPATWYNQQNTGRFKAHCFFTPTYADCPSVF